DNA sequence from the Microcebus murinus isolate Inina chromosome 18, M.murinus_Inina_mat1.0, whole genome shotgun sequence genome:
tgaaggagagaaaatggaggaAGGTAACTTGAAGGTTGggttttgatgtatgtataaGAGCTTGCCAAGCAGGCAAGGAATGAAGGAGGGTGCTCTGGGCAGAGGAAACATGAGTAAGGAGTGGAGCTGTGGAACACACAGCACATTGTGGGAACAAAAGATTGCTGAGTATTATCCCAGTATAAAACCCGGGGCAGGAAGAGGGGCGGGACAGGGCTGGATCATAAGTTTGGAAACTGAGTACTCCCTGCAAAGGCAGCAGGGAGAACCCGTCACTTGGCACTTGGCAGATAAatgcaggcaggacagagggcaggACAGGAGGCCAGAAgaccaggcaggaggctggggccactgtccaggcaggaggaggagaagtcTGAACTGGTGCCAGAGCCGGGCGAGGGAACAGAAAGAACCGGCAGGTCATGGATGGCGGGGGCCAggccaggaaggagggaagggcacTGCCCAGTTCTCAGCCCTGGAGACAAAGTTTGGAGCCTTAACCAAGATGGGGACCAGAGGAAGGCCAGGTTTGGAGGGTGGACATGAGGTCAGAGTGGGTCACACTGAGGAGGAGGGACCCACGGGGGCATCACGGAGGCCTGGCGGTGGTCAAGCACTCTGGGgccagactgcctgagttcaaatcccagcactgCTGAAtatcagctgtgtggccttaggcgaattactgaacctctctgagactcagtttcatCTTGTGCAATATAACTCCCACCTCCCTGGGTCCTTATGAGCGTCCACTGAGGTCAGTGTGAAAGACACACAGCCCAGGCTGGGAGCTGACAGGCGCTCTGCAGTCCCGGAGTCCCCGGCCagggtcctcctgcagcccctgcagcACCCGACCCCTGCCAGGCGTGGGAAAATGTGCTACACGCAGGCCCCCTTTGCCGGGACAACGGGGCCGCATGGCACCCTCCAGGGTGAAGACCACCTAGTCTGGCTGTCCCTCCTCTGCACAACCCACCGGCCTTGCTGGGCACAGCAGAGTTCAGATGCGTTTTCACAAGTAAGCAACTGAGCTGCAAATCATAGAAACGCGTGCGATGCCATTGCGCGTGGAGAGTGGCAATGCATGCGAAAGTTCCAGGCTCCCTCCAGCTGCCCGAGAAGGCTCATCCTCCAGGGGTGTCTGGGAGGCAggcgaggtgggaggaagggccaGGCTCCCCCAGGCCCGGGTCCCTGCGGTGGCTCAGGCGTGCCCACCTGACTTCAGACCCGCACGTCTCCCCGCTTCCCCGGCCTGCGGGCGGGGGCACTGCTCTCTCACATGACTTGTTTCTCCGTTAGGAACTGGCAGGCGTTCCACATGGCGGGACAATCCTCCGGCCGCCCAAACTCAGGACAAAACGTGCCCACAGCTGTTCCCTGCAGTCTCCCCGTTCCAGCTGCTCCAGGTGTGCACGGACCAACAGCGGCACGAGCTCAGGGACCAAGCAGGAGTCCTCTCCgcacagaaagaaggaaaggccCGTGGCAGCCGTAATTTGAATTCTTCTCGGTCGCCCTCCAAGCCCGCGGTACCCCGCACGCCAGCACACGCGTGCGTTCCTCCGCTCCCGCTGAGAGAACGGTGTGCCATTCACCCGTGGGACCGCTACGCCCTGCGTCGCGCCATGTCCTCTCGGGCTCTCCCTGCAGGAGGCCGCGCTCTGCCTGTGGGTTCCCGGTCCCCGGCCGGGCGCCAGCTGCCGTGGGCGTGCCGATTAGACGCTGACCCGGGTCGGGTGTCCTGCCCACGCGGCTTCACGTTCCTCTTCGGGGATGGAGGCTTCTCCTCCAGCTGCCCGCTCTGTGCACTTGGTTCGCTCGTGCGCGCGGCAGCCCCGGACGGATGGCCCGCTGGCACTTGGGGTGAGACCGTCTGGTCCCCGACCTCCTTGCTGTGTCAGGGGAAGTCGCCACACAAACGCCCGTGGGCCAGATGCGCGCCAGCCCGGGACCGGCGCGGCCACTGGGAGGGTAACCCTGGCACGGAGAGCCGGGCTCCGGGCTCCCCACCAGTGCTGGCCCGGCTCCTGCtcttccatcctcctcctcctcccgtgCCTAGTGCAGTGCCGGCCACGCAGGTGCCACTCGGGACATGTGtgaggatgaatgaatgaattaaccGACTCGAATTTTAAGATCCTTCTCCCCACGATAGCTCAATCCCCCCTGGTGACCAGGGTTTCTGTGCAGGAGAGCAGGGACGCGGGCGTGCGTTGGGACAAGAAAGCCCTGGGCAGGGAGCTGGGCGGGCCATGTGCCGTTGAACAGCAGGATAGAATAACCCGGGGTGGAGGACCAGGAGGGTGCGTCCAGGTGCCAGGGAGCGGGCAGGCGGGGGCAGCCCGCCACGGCTGTCAGAAGACAGAGAGCAGACATGGGGCTCTGGGGAGGGTGGGCATAAAGGCAGAGACATGACCTTGAACCCCAAGGGAGTGGAGGAGGAGCTGAGGCAGTTGTTCTCCAGCTGGGGCAACGGCCCAGGGTCACTCCCAGCAGGGAGCAAACCTGCGTCCCACAACCCAGGGATCATGTCGGTCTGCCTCTCCTTCCCGCCCCTGTCCCCATTCCGGGACCTCACAGCTAAGTGTAGGACACGTTCGTGGCTGATACCTGCTGGAGATGGCTCTGGGTTTTCCTGCCGCAGGACTTCCGGGGCCTCAGACACCCCCCAACACACCCGCTTCCACCCCAATTTTCCAGACCATGCGAAGGTCTCCTTGAGTGACACCCCAGAACAGAGCAAGACAGTGGGCTTTGGGGCTGAGTGTGAAAAACACCGCTTGCCGCTGAGTGGCCTTGGACAGGGTAAGCTCCTGGGACTGAGGTTTGCTGTCTGTGCAGTGCGGGGGAGGCcagcttccccctccccccaggacggctgggaggggtgaggggcagagagCACTGCACACAGAGCTCGCGCTCCTGCCCGCCTGGCTCTGCGGGTAGCACGAGCGCATCTCCGCCACCCGAAATCGGACCATGCGGTTTGACAGAGGAGGCCTCGTTTTCTGGGTGTCTATTCATTTGGAAGGAGAATAAATCACTTCctttctaaaacaataaaaaggtgGGTAATTAGCATGTAATCGTTAATGAGTAATTTTAAAGGGGGTGAGCCGAGTTCATAACATCGTTCTGACTATATTTGCATTTAACTGAactcctttttcctctctctcttctgtgattttttttggttgtaactgtaattattttaattgagattTTCCCCTAATGAAAACAAAGAAGGGTGTCTGTTGGAGGCGGCTCCTGGGGGGCTGTgactgtgccgtgcctgccctCCCGGGTCACCCCGAGGCCTCTGCCTTCTCCACCCGCTCCTGCTgggcggggtgggtgggggcctgtgcatgtgtgtgcacgcgtgtgtgcgcgtgtgtgtgcgtgtgtgtgcgtgtgtcttcCCTCACTGCTCCCCATCTGTTCCAGGACACAGCGGTGTATGGGAACAATATGAGTCTGGGAGCCAAGAGCTCCGGACTTTTGCTCCAGTTCGAACTTGACTTTGGGCCAGTTTCCTTCTCCGTGCCTtcgtttcctcacttgtaaaatgccAAGGTCGCTCCTGGCAATGAATCCCCAGTGACTCCACCACAGTTGTGAGTGGGTGTGCTC
Encoded proteins:
- the LOC142861880 gene encoding uncharacterized protein LOC142861880, which gives rise to MGTLVQLFYVAGNHLSATLARTHPLSRAELPLGFDPTSDRARTGRRSTWRDNPPAAQTQDKTCPQLFPAVSPFQLLQVCTDQQRHELRDQAGVLSAQKEGKARGSRNLNSSRSPSKPAVPRTPAHACVPPLPLRERCAIHPWDRYALRRAMSSRALPAGGRALPVGSRSPAGRQLPWACRLDADPGRVSCPRGFTFLFGDGGFSSSCPLCALGSLVRAAAPDGWPAGTWGETVWSPTSLLCQGKSPHKRPWARCAPARDRRGHWEGNPGTESRAPGSPPVLARLLLFHPPPPPVPSAVPATQVPLGTCVRMNE